One genomic region from Ptychodera flava strain L36383 chromosome 14, AS_Pfla_20210202, whole genome shotgun sequence encodes:
- the LOC139149899 gene encoding synaptotagmin-16-like isoform X5, whose translation MITNRKKIYSASVMTDKDVEHGVVDVLSAGDDSDQDSVQQVEGFQHSHFENEGYDSAQVSQAPSLMGDEELGSMPALAYGQPASPEDGFAAQTFESGAPELISKCGEIEVTFAYNGQLKKMTITLHRARNLPSKERGGASHVQVRMVLLPAKKQRCKTKIKQGENPEWKESFRFARLPPHELSNTGLRFRLYGTERMRKERLIGECVVKFSALNTNAIQTIWLQLEPRSNLGGTGSTHSSLTDLSQSDSGSSTHSLQHGGIPELLVGLSYNSTTGRLAVEVIKGSHFRNMAMTRPPDTYVKIALMASSGFEMTRSKTSVRRGQPNPTFKETFIFQVAQFQLPDVTVMFSVYNKRSMKKKEMFGWFSMGLNNSSEEELAHWNEMRESKGHQVCRWHVLLES comes from the exons ACAAAGATGTAGAGCATGGCGTCGTGGATGTGCTGAGTGCCGGCGATGACTCGGATCAGGACAGCGTACAGCAGGTGGAAGGTTTCCAACACAGCCACTTCGAGAATGAAGGTTACGACAGCGCCCAGGTCAGCCAAGCCCCGTCGTTGATGGGCGATGAAGAATTAGGCAGCATGCCAGCATTAGCCTATGGACAGCCTGCATCCCCA GAGGATGGGTTTGCTGCACAAACATTTGAGTCCGGAGCACCAGAATTGATATCCAAGTGTGGCGAGATTGAAGTGACTTTTGCCTACAATGGCCAgctgaagaaaatgacaatcACACTGCACAGAGCTCGAAACCTGCCTTCCAAGGAGCGGGGCGGGGCGTCCCACGTCCAGGTCCGGATGGTTTTACTGCCGGCTAAGAAACAACGTTGCAAGACAAAGATCAAGCAGGGGGAGAACCCCGAGTGGAAGGAGTCGTTCCGTTTCGCCAGGCTGCCTCCTCACGAGTTGTCAAACACGGGACTGAGGTTCCGACTTTATGGCACCGAGAGGATGAGGAAAGAGAGGTTGATTGGAGAGTGCGTGGTCAAGTTCTCGGCCCTGAACACCAATGCCATACAGACGATATGGCTACAGCTTGAACCAAGGAGCAACCTG GGAGGCACTGGCTCGACACACAGCAGCCTGACTGACCTGTCACAGAGCGACAGCGGTTCCTCAACACACTCTCTACAGCATGGCGGTATTCCTGAACTGCTGGTGGGTTTGTCGTACAACTCCACCACTGGTAGACTGGCCGTGGAAGTCATCAAAGGCAGTCACTTCAGGAACATGGCCATGACCAGACCACCAG ATACCTATGTCAAAATCGCACTGATGGCCTCGTCCGGCTTTGAGATGACGCGCAGCAAGACGTCGGTGCGCCGCGGCCAGCCCAACCCCACTTTCAAGGAGACCTTCATCTTTCAAGTGGCCCAGTTCCAGCTTCCAGACGTGACGGTCATGTTCTCCGTCTACAACAAGAGGAGCATGAAGAAGAAGGAGATGTTCGGCTGGTTCTCCATGGGACTCAACAACAGCAGCGAGGAGGAGCTAGCACACTGGAACGAGATGCGAGAATCCAAAGGACATCAAGTATGCCGATGGCATGTACTTCTAGAATCCTAA